From the Tripterygium wilfordii isolate XIE 37 chromosome 6, ASM1340144v1, whole genome shotgun sequence genome, one window contains:
- the LOC119999728 gene encoding MORN repeat-containing protein 1-like: protein MDGQMTQSKLTRTNSSLLRSSPTIRSSIHSLSSVTEEDAVRAYHQEQQEDDEEKEIKPLKPGSTPRRIGSTRLTPVAIIVSLTFFSLFIVSFFFFFYLRREEIPSSENLLLALIFIAITLFFANKNKNLINQSFSILKQLWEENSKKFRSTSRTNSKTVQWFIGDSIPRKPSMEKQIIREGVEFYSNGDFYEGEFHKGKCNGSGVYNYFANGRYEGDWVDGRYDGYGIESWARGSRYRGQHRQGLRHGFGVYRFYTGDSYSGEWFNGQSHGVGVQTCSDGSCCVGEFKYGVKHGLGAYHFRNGDRYAGEYFGDKIHGFGVYHFAHGHCYEGSWHEGLKQGYGKYTFRNGDTRCGEWDAGTLKNPLAPLTDAVLRAVQAARKAAENAINLRRVDDQVNKAVLGANRAATAARVAAVKAVQNRMDRRFCDTNV from the exons TAGAACCAATTCGTCACTTCTCCGGTCGTCTCCCACTATCCGATCATCAATCCATAGCCTTTCCTCGGTCACCGAGGAGGACGCGGTGAGAGCGTACCACCAAGAACAACAAGAAGACGATGAGGAGAAGGAAATTAAGCCCCTTAAGCCCGGTTCAACTCCGAGAAGGATTGGGTCGACCAGGTTGACTCCGGTAGCGATCATAGTGTCACTCACTTTTTTCTCACTCTTCAttgtttcattctttttcttcttctatttgaGAAGGGAAGAGATACCCTCATCCGAGAATCTGTTGTTGGCCTTGATTTTCATCGCAATAACACTCTTCTTTgcgaacaagaacaagaatttgATAAATCAGAGCTTTTCAATCCTCAAGCAATTGTGGGAGGAAAACTCAAAGAAATTTCGGTCAACTTCGCGGACGAATTCAAAGACGGTCCAATGGTTCATTGGGGATTCAATCCCAAGGAAACCCAGTATGGAGAAGCAAATCATACGCGAAGGAGTAGAGTTTTACAGCAACGGAGATTTCTACGAAGGGGAATTTCACAAAGGGAAATGCAATGGGAGTGGAGTCTATAACTATTTCGCGAATGGGAGATACGAGGGCGATTGGGTTGATGGGAGATATGATGGGTATGGGATTGAGAGCTGGGCGAGAGGGAGTAGATATAGGGGTCAGCATAGGCAGGGATTGAGGCATGGATTTGGGGTTTATAGATTCTACACAGGGGATTCTTATTCAGGGGAATGGTTCAATGGGCAGAGTCATGGGGTTGGGGTGCAGACTTGTTCTGATGGGAGCTGCTGTGTGGGTGAATTCAAGTATGGTGTCAAGCATGGTCTTGGAGCTTATCATTTTCG GAACGGAGACAGATATGCAGGAGAGTATTTTGGAGACAAAATTCATGGATTCGGTGTTTATCACTTTGCGCATGGCCACTGCTACGAGGGGTCATGGCATGAAGGCCTTAAGCAGGGGTATGGCAAGTATACTTTCCGGAATGGCGACACCAGATGTGGTGAATGGGATGCTGGCACCCTTAAAAACCCTTTAGCCCCATTAACCGATGCTGTCCTTCGAGCAGTTCAG GCTGCAAGGAAAGCAGCAGAGAATGCCATTAACCTTCGCAGAGTTGACGATCAGGTGAACAAGGCGGTTCTGGGTGCTAACCGAGCTGCTACTGCTGCTAGAGTTGCTGCTGTCAAAGCTGTTCAAAACCGGATGGACCGCAGATTTTGTGACACAAATGTCTAA
- the LOC120001015 gene encoding ethylene-responsive transcription factor ERF012-like, with translation MVKTEQRIQSDPSTNSSPATLKKMKKKYKGVRMRSWGSWVSEIRAPNQKTRIWLGSYSTPEAAARAYDAALLCLKGTSANFNFPITSSSHYIPSDKIMSPKSIQRLAAAA, from the coding sequence ATGGTGAAGACAGAGCAGAGAATCCAATCAGACCCATCAACAAATTCATCACCAGCAacattgaagaagatgaagaagaagtacAAGGGAGTGAGGATGAGGAGTTGGGGTtcatgggtatcagagattagGGCACCAAATCAAAAGACAAGAATCTGGTTAGGCTCATATTCAACACCTGAAGCAGCAGCCAGAGCATATGATGCTGCACTCCTCTGCCTCAAAGGCACTTCTGCCAATTTCAACTTCCCAATCACTTCCTCCTCACATTACATTCCTTCAGACAAAATCATGTCTCCCAAATCAATCCAAAgacttgctgctgctgcttaa
- the LOC119999574 gene encoding transmembrane emp24 domain-containing protein p24delta5-like — protein MAVNFILLARVVVLTLILIVLTGNQNQVPVAEAVWLTIPASEAKCVMEDIQNNVVVLADYYVINETAPHETPGITVRVTSPFGNNLHHKENVTFGQFAFTTTEPGNYLACFSMDGNQGDGSLTMSLDWKIGIAAKDWESVARKDKIEGVELHLTRLEAIAQAIHVNTQSLMKREWEMREVSEKTNARVVWFSTMSLGVCILVSILQVWHLKRYFQKKKLI, from the exons ATGGCTGTGAATTTTATCTTACTCGCTCGTGTGGTGGTATTGACGTTGATTCTGATTGTTCTAACCGGTAATCAGAATCAGGTACCGGTGGCTGAAGCAGTATGGTTAACGATTCCGGCTTCTGAAGCCAAGTGCGTGATGGAGGATATCCAGAACAACGTCGTCGTATTGGCCGATTACTATGTTATTAACGAAACTGCACCCCACGAAACCCCAGGCATCACTGTCCGG GTAACATCACCATTCGGGAACAATCTTCACCATAAGGAAAATGTAACTTTCGGACAATTTGCATTTACAACCACGGAGCCTGGCAACTACTTGGCATGCTTCTCGATGGATGGCAATCAAGGTGATGGAAGCTTAACTATGAGCCTTGATTGGAAAATTGGAATTGCTGCCAAGGACTGGGAATCTGTTGCAAGGAAAGATAAGATTGAG GGTGTTGAACTTCACCTGACAAGACTTGAAGCAATTGCGCAAGCCATCCATGTAAATACACAGAGTCTTATGAAACG GGAATGGGAGATGAGAGAAGTCAGTGAAAAGACTAATGCTAGAGTGGTATGGTTCAGTACCATGTCTCTTGGTGTCTGCATTCTGGTTTCGATTTTGCAGGTTTGGCACTTGAAGCGCTACTTTCAGAAAAAGAAGCTCATCTAA
- the LOC120000715 gene encoding uncharacterized protein LOC120000715, with protein sequence MGSVVTCQNRDGIRNIANLPSVVEDIVAMAGVAAMRLPSATLTLLTNRSQKQRSLLCITSAFSSSSSTSSPSKARKLILYSKPGCCLCDGLKEKLHAAFLLSGPDSLHDVDLQVRDITSNPEWERAYQYEIPVLASVLSDGTEETLPRLSPRLGVELIQKKIASVLKQ encoded by the exons ATGGGGTCCGTCGTGACCTGTCAAAATCGTGATGGTATACGAAATATTGCCAATTTGCCATCTGTAGTAGAGGACATTGTGGCAATGGCGGGAGTGGCGGCAATGAGATTACCCTCAGCGACGCTTACGTTGCTCACAAATCGAAGTCAAAAGCAAAGGTCCCTCTTATGCATTACTTCggctttctcttcttcttcttctacttcttcccCATCCAAGGCAAGAAAGCTGATTCTCTACTCCAAGCCCGGTTGCTGTTTGTGCGATGGCCTCAAAGAGAAACTCCATGCCGCTTTCCTGCTCTCTGGTCCAGATTCTCTTCACGATGTTGATTTACAG GTGAGGGATATTACCAGTAATCCAGAGTGGGAGAGGGCTTACCAGTATGAGATACCCGTTTTGGCCAGCGTACTCTCAGATGGCACCGAG GAGACCCTGCCCAGATTATCACCTCGTCTTGGGGTGGAGCTCATCCAAAAGAAGATAGCatctgttttgaaacagtaa
- the LOC120001011 gene encoding lysM domain-containing GPI-anchored protein 1-like, producing MPLNRCSILIFLIFTNTALVSSKSTIEPCSNSDSCNALLGYTLYTDLKVAEVASLFQIDPIALLTANAIDISYPDVENHILPSQLFLKIPITCSCIDGIRKSTSTKYKTRPSDTLTSIADSIFGGLVSADQIKEANSVQDPSVLDVGQSLVVPLPCTCFNGTDNGLPAIYLSYVVRPVDTLTGIAARYSTTITDLMNVNAMGTTAISAADIIAVPLPACASNFPRYASDFGLIVPNGSYAITASHCVQCSCGPGNLNLYCMPASLAVSCSSMQCRNSNLMVGNYTVQQGSGGCKVTYCNYDGLVNGTIWTTLSTSLQPRCPGGQQFPPLIAPPNTVSRDTTFAPAPAPQSDGTTPGTSVVPRTGSLPQLPPANGPAGSASGAASGASRLVNALVTSPTTFVLCLCASFIVSSLKF from the exons ATGCCACTCAATCGGTGCAGTATATTGATCTTCTTGATTTTCACCAATACGGCTCTGGTATCCTCCAAGTCCACAATCGAGCCATGCTCGAACTCCGATTCGTGTAATGCCTTGCTAGGCTACACCCTTTACACAGACCTGAAGGTTGCGGAGGTTGCTTCGCTCTTCCAAATCGACCCTATCGCCCTCCTCACCGCTAACGCCATCGACATCTCATACCCAGATGTGGAAAACCACATTCTTCCGTCGCAGCTCTTCCTTAAGATCCCCATCACATGTTCCTGTATTGATGGTATCCGCAAATCCACCTCCACCAAGTACAAGACCCGCCCCTCCGATACCCTCACATCCATAGCTGATTCTATATTTGGGGGTTTGGTCTCTGCTGACCAGATTAAGGAGGCTAATTCAGTACAAGATCCGTCGGTTCTTGACGTCGGCCAGTCCCTTGTGGTGCCTCTGCCATGTACTTGCTTCAATGGGACGGATAATGGGTTGCCTGCCATCTATTTGTCGTATGTAGTTAGGCCGGTGGATACCTTGACTGGTATTGCGGCTAGGTATTCCACTACAATTACTGATTTGATGAATGTCAATGCTATGGGCACTACAGCCATTAGTGCTGCTGACATAATTGCTGTGCCATTGCCAG cTTGTGCATCTAATTTCCCTAGATATGCCTCAGATTTTGGCTTGATTGTGCCAAATGGGAGCTATGCAATTACAGCAAGTCACTGTGTGCAATGCAGTTGTGGACCTGGAAATCTCAA TTTGTATTGCATGCCTGCTTCACTGGCAGTATCTTGTTCAAGCATGCAATGTAGGAATAGTAACCTCATGGTTGGGAATTATACGGTGCAGCAGGGCAGTGGTGGATGCAAAGTTACTTACTGCAATTATGATGGTTTGGTGAACGGCACCATTTGGACTAC GTTGTCCACATCCCTTCAGCCGCGATGCCCAG GTGGGCAGCAATTTCCTCCACTCATAGCTCCACCAAATACAGTAAGTAGGGATACAACATTTGCTCCAGCACCTGCACCTCAGTCTGATGGTACAACACCTGGGACTTCGGTGGTACCAAGAACTGGGTCACTGCCTCAATTGCCTCCGGCAAATGGCCCAGCAGGAAGTGCATCTGGTGCTGCCTCTGGTGCTTCCCGCTTGGTGAACGCGTTAGTCACTTCACCAACCACATTTGTGCTATGTCTGTGTGCCAGCTTCATAGTCTCCTCGCTAAAATTCTGA